The Methanocaldococcus jannaschii DSM 2661 genome has a segment encoding these proteins:
- the cbiM gene encoding cobalt transporter CbiM — protein sequence MHIPDGYLGPITCAFFYLIMIPIWYKSIKELKKLDPRKLPLLGVLTAFSFLVMMFNLPVPDGTTAHMVGGTLIAILMDNPWVATIAISIVLIIQAIFFGDGGITCIGANCFNMGVVLPFVGYYVYKFLRDKVGEVIASGIGAYVGIVAAAIVAGFEFGLQPFIEPGYCPYPFTVSVPAMAFAHLITAGPAAAVVTAIVVWYVKKVRPDLFTSKEQQVSGVNA from the coding sequence ATGCACATACCAGATGGCTACCTTGGCCCAATAACATGTGCTTTCTTCTATTTGATAATGATACCAATTTGGTATAAGAGTATTAAAGAGCTTAAAAAGTTAGACCCAAGAAAGTTGCCATTGTTGGGAGTTTTAACAGCTTTCTCTTTCTTAGTTATGATGTTCAACCTTCCAGTTCCAGATGGAACAACAGCTCACATGGTTGGAGGGACATTGATAGCAATATTGATGGATAATCCATGGGTTGCGACGATAGCAATATCTATTGTTTTAATTATACAGGCAATATTCTTTGGAGATGGGGGAATAACTTGTATTGGAGCAAACTGCTTCAATATGGGTGTTGTGTTACCGTTTGTTGGTTATTATGTTTATAAATTCTTAAGAGATAAGGTTGGAGAAGTAATTGCAAGTGGTATTGGGGCTTATGTTGGAATTGTTGCAGCAGCAATTGTTGCAGGCTTTGAGTTTGGATTACAGCCATTTATAGAGCCAGGTTATTGTCCATACCCTTTCACCGTCTCAGTTCCAGCAATGGCATTTGCTCACTTGATAACAGCAGGACCTGCAGCAGCGGTAGTAACTGCAATAGTTGTTTGGTATGTAAAGAAAGTAAGACCTGATTTATTCACATCAAAAGAACAGCAAGTTAGTGGGGTGAATGCATGA
- a CDS encoding PDGLE domain-containing protein, whose translation MNWQDPLVKKFLYLIVAMVILCPLGILLVWNYGDAWGEWGPEDVAEKVGEDKVSGLLHLADIWSYAPLPDYDIPGWDDPFHASIGYIISAIVGVILCVGAYYALIKIVNPKAAAG comes from the coding sequence ATGAATTGGCAAGACCCCTTAGTTAAAAAGTTTCTCTATTTAATTGTAGCTATGGTAATTCTCTGTCCTCTTGGAATATTGTTAGTTTGGAATTATGGAGATGCGTGGGGAGAATGGGGACCAGAAGATGTTGCTGAAAAAGTTGGGGAAGATAAAGTTAGCGGATTACTACATTTAGCGGATATTTGGAGCTATGCTCCTCTTCCAGACTATGATATTCCAGGATGGGATGACCCATTTCATGCATCTATAGGATACATAATATCTGCAATAGTTGGAGTAATACTATGCGTTGGGGCATACTACGCACTTATAAAGATTGTAAATCCAAAAGCAGCGGCAGGATAA
- the cbiQ gene encoding cobalt ECF transporter T component CbiQ has protein sequence MNNKLFDKTIEHVIKYLNENIFFEKYTRISGLLQNIESRIKIISLVIFLVGSVLSKHILTLIIFNSIALILAYLSNIPLLQYLKRVYVFIPIFAGIIAIPVMFNFMTPGKDVFVILNNPHISITYEGLIYAITFTLRVATCVSFAVLIPITTQWNKVTSAIHKLGVPEVVITITNLAYRYIFLLLNFVLDMMYSRKSRVVNKLGMVESWKEAGKAIGALFIKTYQMGEDXYYAMLSRGYNGEIKHIYREEIKIKDIAFLLFSIIITALLVLFDRGIL, from the coding sequence ATGAACAATAAGTTATTTGATAAAACAATAGAGCATGTAATAAAGTATTTAAATGAGAACATATTTTTTGAAAAATACACAAGAATATCAGGGCTTTTACAGAATATAGAAAGTAGGATAAAGATAATATCCTTAGTTATATTTCTTGTTGGAAGTGTTCTATCCAAGCATATTTTAACTTTAATCATATTTAACTCAATTGCATTAATTCTTGCATATTTATCTAATATACCCCTATTACAATATTTAAAAAGAGTTTATGTATTTATTCCAATTTTTGCTGGAATAATTGCCATTCCAGTAATGTTTAACTTTATGACTCCTGGAAAAGATGTTTTTGTTATTTTAAATAACCCCCACATCTCTATAACTTATGAGGGGCTTATATATGCTATAACATTTACTTTGAGAGTAGCAACATGTGTATCATTTGCAGTCCTCATCCCTATAACAACACAATGGAATAAAGTTACCTCTGCCATACATAAATTAGGAGTTCCTGAGGTTGTTATCACTATAACAAACCTTGCCTATAGGTATATATTTTTACTTTTAAATTTTGTATTGGACATGATGTATTCAAGAAAATCAAGAGTCGTTAATAAATTGGGAATGGTGGAGAGTTGGAAAGAGGCAGGAAAAGCCATTGGAGCATTATTTATAAAAACTTATCAAATGGGGGAAGACMCATATTATGCAATGCTTTCAAGAGGATATAATGGAGAAATAAAGCACATCTACAGAGAAGAAATTAAAATTAAAGATATCGCATTTTTATTATTTTCAATAATCATAACAGCTTTACTTGTATTATTTGATAGAGGGATACTATGA
- a CDS encoding energy-coupling factor ABC transporter ATP-binding protein, translating to MKEIYRLVDVSYKYPNGSIALDNVNLNIYKNEVVAILGPNGAGKTTLLKILDGLVFPDKGEVYFEGKKLTDEILRDKELMKEFRRKVGFVFQNPDVMLFNPTVWDEVAFSPLHLYSKEKAIEVTDKTLKDMKIYHLKDRHPYNLSGGEKKKVSISCILSVEPEVILMDEPTSALDPKSRAEIMNLIKSFKECGKTVVLVTHDLNLACLADRCYVLNKKVIFEGKVKDLFSLNLDELNLDVPEISKLFIKLKNMGYNINEIPVTLDEAVNIISKLFQKY from the coding sequence ATGAAAGAAATATATAGACTTGTTGATGTTTCATATAAATATCCTAATGGTTCTATTGCTTTGGATAATGTAAATCTAAATATATACAAAAATGAGGTAGTAGCTATTTTAGGACCAAATGGAGCAGGAAAAACCACATTATTAAAAATTTTAGATGGATTAGTATTTCCAGATAAAGGAGAAGTTTATTTTGAAGGTAAAAAATTAACTGACGAAATATTAAGAGACAAAGAACTGATGAAAGAATTCAGAAGAAAAGTTGGATTCGTTTTTCAAAATCCTGATGTCATGCTATTCAATCCAACTGTTTGGGATGAAGTGGCTTTTTCTCCTCTCCACCTTTACTCAAAAGAAAAGGCTATTGAAGTTACCGACAAAACATTAAAAGACATGAAAATTTATCATTTAAAGGATAGGCATCCTTATAATCTAAGTGGTGGAGAGAAGAAAAAGGTTTCAATATCGTGTATATTGTCTGTTGAACCAGAGGTTATTTTAATGGATGAACCTACATCTGCATTAGACCCAAAAAGTAGGGCTGAAATTATGAATTTAATAAAATCATTTAAAGAGTGTGGAAAAACTGTGGTTTTAGTTACTCATGATTTAAATTTGGCTTGCTTGGCAGATAGATGCTACGTATTAAACAAAAAGGTTATATTCGAAGGAAAAGTAAAGGATTTATTTTCACTAAATTTGGATGAGTTAAATTTAGATGTTCCTGAGATATCTAAGCTTTTTATTAAATTGAAGAATATGGGTTATAATATAAATGAAATACCAGTTACATTAGATGAAGCAGTCAATATTATTTCAAAATTATTTCAAAAATATTAG
- a CDS encoding Zn-binding domain-containing protein, which yields MHAIEHNIIKITPIFTYIDSREIGGYSYERFNRNLFKDKAVIFIYDGNEGGFGLAEILYENAEKLLNKSLEHLKNCNCADGCPLCIYSTKCGTFNEFLDKWQAIRILEKLLS from the coding sequence TTGCATGCTATAGAGCATAATATTATAAAGATAACTCCAATCTTTACCTATATAGACAGCAGAGAGATTGGTGGCTACAGCTATGAGAGATTCAACAGAAATCTGTTTAAGGATAAAGCAGTTATCTTCATCTATGACGGAAATGAGGGAGGCTTTGGATTGGCGGAGATTCTATATGAAAATGCTGAAAAACTGCTAAATAAAAGCTTAGAGCATTTGAAAAACTGTAACTGCGCAGACGGATGTCCTCTCTGCATATACTCAACAAAGTGTGGAACATTTAACGAATTTTTAGATAAATGGCAAGCAATAAGAATTTTAGAGAAGCTACTTTCCTAA
- a CDS encoding DEAD/DEAH box helicase has protein sequence MEDVFKGIEKEIIKIYKIPERKGRFSNFKFKNKEINELIDALGFKLYLHQVKALKYLYNKKDVVVTTSTASGKSEIFRLAIFDNFLSNPDDRYLLIYPTRALINNQYEKFSMENELFYKITNKRVKAEILTGDVGLEKRREILKDKPNVLFTTPDMLHYQILKNHNNYLWLLKNLKLLVVDELHVYRGVFGTNMVYVFKRLLKLLKRLNNNLQILCLSATLKNPKEFVKLLFNRDFEVVDKSYNPSSRKYLAILEPKNLDNKQLLRRLIENLVDNNIKTLVFFDTRKETEKLMRFLLNSKVFYKLSTYKGTLPKYVREEIEEKFKNGEILALLTTNALELGIDIGDLDAVINYGIPPDGIFSLIQRFGRAGRRDKEALNIIVLRKDGLDYYYKEHLNELYERIRKGIIEYMPVNIKNRFVTKKHLHYLISELKIVDFDELNDFEKEIVKELEREGKIKIYKNPITNKTEIRNVKQPIYSSIRTASDESYYLILDKPWIKSKLLNKTQSEILSFINWLKIKGYVIEEVDKDEYYRSLITGMPYFSRGKLFIAKDKIGIRKFHFIFADELDMFWDVEALQKKEEEIDILDIYDKKSYKDIDIYYGRLRVRKIYEGFIVRGVDVDKYYQELLALKDNGILDAEIDLFKDFFGLNFISVKFNKKIIRDFETDGIWLCYFQIILGMLTK, from the coding sequence ATGGAAGATGTATTTAAAGGCATTGAAAAAGAAATTATAAAGATTTACAAAATCCCAGAGAGGAAAGGGAGATTCTCCAACTTCAAATTTAAAAATAAAGAGATTAATGAGCTAATTGATGCCTTAGGATTTAAATTATATTTACATCAAGTTAAGGCTTTAAAGTATCTCTACAATAAAAAAGATGTGGTTGTTACAACATCAACAGCAAGTGGAAAGAGTGAGATTTTTAGATTGGCTATATTTGACAACTTCTTGTCAAATCCTGACGATAGGTATCTGCTTATTTATCCAACAAGGGCATTGATAAACAACCAATATGAAAAATTCTCTATGGAGAATGAGCTATTTTATAAAATAACTAACAAGAGAGTTAAAGCAGAGATATTAACTGGAGATGTGGGCTTAGAGAAAAGAAGGGAGATTTTGAAGGATAAGCCAAATGTATTATTTACAACTCCAGATATGCTTCACTATCAAATATTAAAAAACCACAACAACTATTTATGGCTTTTAAAGAATTTAAAGCTCTTAGTTGTTGATGAACTCCACGTTTATAGGGGAGTCTTTGGAACAAACATGGTTTATGTTTTTAAGAGATTGTTAAAGCTTTTGAAGAGATTAAATAACAATTTGCAGATACTCTGCCTCTCTGCAACTTTAAAAAACCCAAAAGAGTTTGTTAAATTGTTGTTTAATAGAGATTTTGAGGTTGTTGATAAAAGCTACAATCCTTCATCAAGGAAGTATTTAGCAATCTTAGAGCCAAAGAATTTGGACAATAAACAGTTGTTGAGAAGATTGATAGAGAATTTAGTAGATAACAATATAAAAACTCTTGTATTCTTTGATACAAGGAAAGAGACAGAGAAGTTGATGAGATTTTTATTAAATTCTAAGGTTTTTTATAAACTCTCAACCTATAAAGGCACTCTGCCAAAGTATGTCAGGGAGGAGATAGAGGAGAAGTTTAAAAATGGGGAGATATTAGCTTTATTAACAACCAATGCTTTAGAGCTTGGAATTGATATTGGAGATTTAGATGCAGTTATAAACTATGGTATTCCACCAGATGGCATATTTTCATTAATTCAGAGGTTTGGTAGGGCTGGGAGGAGAGATAAAGAAGCTTTAAACATCATAGTTCTAAGGAAGGACGGTTTAGATTATTACTATAAAGAGCATCTAAATGAGCTTTATGAGAGGATTAGGAAAGGAATTATTGAATACATGCCAGTAAATATAAAAAATAGATTTGTTACTAAGAAGCACTTGCATTATTTAATCTCTGAGTTAAAAATAGTGGATTTTGATGAACTTAATGACTTTGAGAAGGAGATAGTTAAAGAACTTGAGAGAGAAGGGAAGATAAAGATTTATAAAAACCCAATAACCAACAAGACAGAGATAAGGAATGTAAAACAGCCTATTTATTCATCAATAAGAACTGCAAGTGATGAGAGCTATTATTTAATCTTAGATAAACCATGGATTAAATCTAAATTGTTAAATAAAACCCAAAGTGAGATTTTGAGTTTTATAAATTGGCTTAAGATTAAGGGCTATGTTATTGAAGAGGTTGATAAAGATGAGTATTACCGCTCTCTAATTACTGGAATGCCCTATTTTTCAAGAGGGAAGCTGTTTATAGCCAAGGACAAGATAGGTATTAGGAAATTTCATTTTATATTTGCCGATGAGTTGGATATGTTTTGGGATGTTGAAGCACTGCAGAAGAAAGAGGAAGAGATTGACATCTTAGATATTTATGATAAAAAGAGCTATAAGGATATAGACATCTATTATGGAAGATTGAGAGTTAGGAAGATTTATGAGGGATTTATTGTTAGAGGAGTTGATGTTGATAAATACTATCAAGAGCTTTTAGCTCTAAAAGATAATGGCATCTTAGATGCAGAGATTGATTTATTTAAGGATTTCTTTGGCTTGAACTTTATAAGTGTTAAGTTTAACAAAAAGATTATTAGAGACTTTGAGACAGATGGAATATGGTTATGTTATTTCCAGATTATATTAGGGATGTTAACCAAATGA
- a CDS encoding GMP synthase subunit A: MIVILDNGGQYVHRIHRSLKYIGVSSKIVPNTTPLEEIESNKEVKGIILSGGPDIEKAKNCIDIALNAKLPILGICLGHQLIALAYGGEVGRAEAEEYALTKVYVDKENDLFKNVPREFNAWASHKDEVKKVPEGFEILAHSDICQVEAMKHKTKPIYGVQFHPEVAHTEYGNEILKNFCKVCGYKFE; encoded by the coding sequence ATGATTGTTATCTTAGACAACGGAGGGCAGTATGTTCATAGAATACACAGAAGTTTAAAGTATATTGGAGTTAGCTCAAAGATAGTTCCAAATACAACACCATTGGAAGAGATTGAAAGCAATAAAGAAGTTAAGGGTATTATACTAAGTGGAGGGCCTGATATTGAAAAAGCTAAAAATTGTATAGATATTGCTTTAAATGCTAAACTCCCTATTTTGGGGATTTGTTTAGGACATCAATTAATTGCCTTGGCTTATGGTGGAGAGGTTGGAAGGGCTGAGGCAGAAGAATACGCACTAACAAAGGTCTATGTAGATAAAGAAAACGATTTATTTAAAAACGTTCCAAGAGAGTTCAATGCATGGGCTTCACATAAGGATGAGGTTAAAAAAGTTCCAGAAGGTTTTGAGATTTTAGCTCATTCAGATATATGTCAGGTTGAAGCAATGAAACATAAAACAAAGCCGATTTATGGAGTTCAGTTCCACCCTGAAGTTGCTCATACAGAATATGGAAATGAGATTTTGAAAAACTTTTGTAAAGTTTGTGGTTACAAATTTGAATAA
- a CDS encoding LemA family protein produces the protein MLMLLLIIVGLILALIVLGIVIYIVSIYNRFQTLKNGAEATLGQIRVALKKRLDMINQLVEAVKSYASFEKETLTKITELRSSVLKANTAEEIQNIERESRNILGNILVAVENYPELKTSETVKELMDAIKEIEDEIARHRYTYNNIVQEFNTKIDTFPSNIVANLFGFRKMDYLQFEEEIYERPKISF, from the coding sequence ATGTTAATGTTATTGTTAATTATTGTTGGATTAATACTTGCATTGATTGTTTTAGGTATTGTGATTTATATTGTCTCAATATATAACAGATTCCAAACATTAAAAAATGGAGCTGAGGCAACATTGGGGCAGATAAGGGTTGCTTTAAAAAAGAGATTGGACATGATTAACCAGCTTGTTGAGGCAGTTAAAAGCTATGCAAGCTTTGAAAAGGAAACATTAACAAAAATAACTGAGCTGAGGAGTAGCGTATTGAAAGCAAACACAGCTGAAGAAATTCAAAATATTGAAAGAGAGTCAAGGAACATCTTAGGAAATATTTTAGTAGCTGTTGAAAATTATCCAGAGTTAAAAACCTCCGAGACAGTTAAAGAGTTGATGGATGCAATAAAGGAGATAGAGGATGAGATTGCAAGGCATAGATACACCTATAATAATATAGTCCAAGAGTTCAACACAAAAATAGATACATTCCCTTCAAATATTGTAGCAAATTTATTTGGATTTAGGAAGATGGATTATCTGCAGTTTGAAGAGGAGATATATGAAAGACCTAAGATTAGCTTTTAA
- a CDS encoding DUF2207 domain-containing protein: protein MREEKEIIIVCLLIFIVGVVGIFLTTSFNGMKYTSIYIKDYEANLYIGKNLTLEEIYSYEVLEGRKYRMLYRDWKAPLVYNGSLNTPYVKVLNLSTSSKDMVGYVVDYKGDIFVFSDEDWIKRNIEEIVDKYYIRNEVGFYNPLYIRNPGIYTTSYKFVIYPPIETDNVFYHINLKLADEHLPYKNVKINVIDENNSILDLFVYPSTFKVYKTYFGYTIEGSSPKNDPIEVEMLLKPNSVNGFTRYVYNVEGKTISAYKKYTFVSNIVMTLKYLLMAIILLFPLIAYIIYLKFGKEKFYVVPEYLSYVPNKNRKPWIVNLIFAGDAGFFDKEGFYATLLDLHNRGYIKIMNGGKIEILKTDLENLDVYESDVMKFLMKYSKNNVFDPEYIKSLAQKYKSSKDKLKKLKDELDKIMEYPRYSSKVVNAFLETRGKKIIIALLVISILLAVFLYFIPKYSQTFNEVFYLSIVFVVQNIILALTPTSLFGRWKANYYKEKLEWDAFKNFLSNLAMIKKYSPEDISIWKDWLIYGTALGVGDKVVEAMKSLNLSELVADYVIIHSNYDSMKTSVDSVYSSTTGSGGGFGAGGGFGGGGGGAR, encoded by the coding sequence ATGAGGGAGGAGAAGGAAATTATCATTGTCTGTCTTCTCATTTTTATTGTGGGAGTTGTTGGAATTTTTTTGACCACATCATTTAACGGAATGAAATACACTTCTATATATATTAAAGACTATGAGGCAAATTTGTATATTGGGAAGAATTTAACATTAGAAGAAATTTACAGTTATGAGGTCTTAGAAGGTAGGAAGTACAGGATGCTATATAGAGATTGGAAAGCTCCATTGGTCTATAATGGCAGTTTAAATACCCCTTATGTAAAAGTTTTAAACCTCTCTACCTCATCAAAAGACATGGTTGGATATGTTGTTGATTATAAAGGAGACATTTTTGTATTTAGTGATGAGGACTGGATAAAAAGAAATATTGAAGAGATTGTAGATAAATATTATATAAGAAACGAAGTTGGATTCTATAACCCTCTTTACATACGCAATCCCGGAATTTATACAACAAGTTATAAGTTTGTCATATATCCTCCAATTGAGACCGACAATGTATTTTATCATATAAATTTAAAGCTTGCAGATGAACACCTCCCTTACAAAAATGTTAAAATTAATGTTATAGACGAAAATAACAGTATATTAGATTTGTTCGTCTATCCTTCAACATTCAAGGTTTATAAAACATATTTTGGTTATACTATTGAAGGAAGTAGTCCAAAGAATGACCCAATTGAAGTTGAAATGTTGTTAAAACCAAATTCAGTTAATGGATTCACAAGATATGTTTATAATGTAGAGGGAAAAACAATATCTGCCTATAAAAAATATACTTTTGTAAGTAACATTGTAATGACTTTAAAATATCTCCTAATGGCAATAATTTTGTTATTTCCATTGATAGCTTATATCATATATTTAAAATTTGGAAAGGAGAAGTTTTATGTAGTTCCAGAATATTTAAGCTATGTTCCAAATAAAAATAGAAAACCATGGATTGTTAATCTCATATTTGCTGGAGATGCCGGATTTTTTGATAAAGAGGGATTTTATGCCACTTTATTGGACTTACATAACAGGGGCTATATAAAAATAATGAACGGTGGAAAAATAGAGATTTTAAAAACAGATTTAGAAAATTTGGATGTATATGAATCAGATGTTATGAAGTTTTTGATGAAGTATTCAAAAAACAATGTATTTGACCCTGAGTATATAAAATCCCTTGCTCAGAAATATAAATCTTCTAAGGATAAACTTAAGAAGTTAAAAGATGAGTTAGATAAAATTATGGAGTATCCAAGATATTCATCAAAAGTGGTAAATGCTTTCTTAGAAACAAGAGGAAAGAAGATAATTATAGCACTTTTAGTAATATCTATATTACTTGCAGTATTCCTATATTTCATACCCAAATATTCCCAAACATTTAATGAGGTATTTTACCTCTCAATAGTATTTGTTGTCCAAAATATTATTTTGGCATTAACCCCTACATCTCTGTTTGGAAGGTGGAAAGCCAATTATTATAAAGAAAAATTGGAGTGGGATGCGTTTAAAAACTTTTTATCCAACTTAGCGATGATTAAAAAATATTCTCCGGAGGATATATCAATTTGGAAGGATTGGCTTATTTATGGAACAGCTTTAGGAGTTGGAGATAAAGTCGTTGAGGCGATGAAATCGTTAAACCTCTCTGAATTGGTTGCTGACTATGTAATAATTCACTCAAACTATGATTCAATGAAAACTTCTGTAGATAGTGTATATTCATCAACAACAGGCTCTGGCGGAGGATTTGGAGCAGGAGGAGGCTTTGGTGGCGGGGGAGGAGGAGCGAGATAA
- the cobM gene encoding precorrin-4 C(11)-methyltransferase: MDNNRKVIIVGAGPGDPELITIKGKKAIEEADVIIYAGSLVNEKLLEYNKKNAEIYNSANMNLEEIIDVMVKAVNQGKKVVRLHTGDPSIYGAIKEQIDELSKYGIDVEIIPGVSSLFAATASLKVELTLPEVSQTVIITRPEGRTPMPEKEKLRDLAKHQSTMAIFLGVSMIDKVVKELIEGGYREETPVAVVYHASWDDEKIVRGTLKDIAEKVKKEGIKKTALIIVGEVLNPKYYAYSKLYDKNFEHEYRKSHKKF; the protein is encoded by the coding sequence ATGGATAATAATAGAAAAGTTATAATTGTTGGAGCAGGTCCTGGAGACCCTGAGCTAATAACAATCAAAGGTAAAAAAGCTATAGAAGAGGCGGATGTAATTATCTATGCTGGTTCATTAGTCAATGAAAAGCTCTTAGAGTATAACAAAAAAAATGCTGAAATTTACAACAGTGCAAACATGAACTTAGAGGAAATAATTGATGTGATGGTTAAAGCAGTTAATCAAGGAAAGAAAGTCGTTAGATTACACACAGGAGACCCTTCTATTTACGGAGCTATAAAGGAGCAGATTGATGAGCTATCTAAATATGGAATAGATGTAGAGATAATTCCAGGAGTTAGCTCCTTATTTGCAGCAACTGCTTCATTAAAAGTTGAGCTAACTCTCCCAGAGGTTTCTCAGACAGTTATTATCACAAGACCAGAGGGAAGGACTCCAATGCCAGAAAAAGAAAAGTTGAGGGATTTAGCTAAGCATCAATCAACAATGGCTATTTTTTTAGGCGTTTCAATGATTGACAAGGTTGTTAAAGAGCTAATTGAAGGTGGCTATAGAGAAGAAACTCCAGTGGCTGTTGTTTATCACGCTTCATGGGATGATGAAAAAATAGTTAGAGGGACTTTAAAGGATATAGCTGAAAAGGTAAAAAAAGAGGGAATTAAAAAAACTGCACTAATAATTGTTGGAGAGGTTTTAAATCCAAAGTATTATGCATACTCTAAACTCTACGATAAGAATTTTGAGCATGAATATAGAAAAAGCCATAAAAAATTTTGA
- a CDS encoding DUF2304 domain-containing protein, whose product MELIQIVGVIFALFALSRVVLQLKRRSISFNEGLFWIFVWGFVVIFLVFPEFFGYVAEVLGVGRGVDALIYISIVVLFYLIYRLYAKINNLERQITHIVREIAIRDRYEPKKRD is encoded by the coding sequence ATGGAACTAATCCAAATAGTTGGGGTTATATTTGCATTGTTTGCCTTGTCAAGGGTTGTGTTGCAGTTAAAAAGAAGAAGTATAAGCTTTAATGAGGGATTATTTTGGATTTTTGTCTGGGGTTTCGTTGTAATATTTTTAGTATTCCCAGAGTTTTTTGGATATGTTGCAGAAGTTTTGGGGGTTGGTAGGGGAGTTGATGCACTTATATATATATCGATAGTTGTCTTATTCTATTTAATTTATAGGTTGTATGCCAAAATAAACAACTTAGAAAGGCAGATAACACATATAGTTAGAGAAATAGCTATAAGGGATAGATATGAACCAAAGAAAAGAGATTGA
- the pyrB gene encoding aspartate carbamoyltransferase — MKHLISMKDIGKEEILEILDEARKMEELLNTKRPLKLLEGKILATVFYEPSTRTRLSFETAMKRLGGEVITMTDLKSSSVAKGESLIDTIRVISGYADIIVLRHPSEGAARLASEYSQVPIINAGDGSNQHPTQTLLDLYTIMREIGRIDGIKIAFVGDLKYGRTVHSLVYALSLFENVEMYFVSPKELRLPKDIIEDLKAKNIKFYEKESLDDLDDDIDVLYVTRIQKERFPDPNEYEKVKGSYKIKREYVEGKKFIIMHPLPRVDEIDYDVDDLPQAKYFKQSFYGIPVRMAILKKLIEDNEGE; from the coding sequence ATGAAGCATCTAATATCAATGAAGGATATTGGAAAAGAGGAGATTTTAGAGATTTTAGATGAAGCAAGAAAGATGGAAGAGCTTTTAAATACAAAAAGACCTTTAAAGTTATTGGAAGGGAAAATATTAGCAACTGTTTTTTATGAACCATCAACAAGGACAAGATTGAGTTTTGAAACGGCAATGAAGAGGTTAGGTGGAGAAGTAATAACAATGACTGATTTAAAAAGCTCTTCTGTTGCAAAGGGAGAGAGTTTAATAGATACAATTAGAGTAATTAGTGGATATGCTGATATAATTGTTTTAAGGCATCCAAGTGAAGGAGCTGCAAGATTGGCAAGTGAATATTCTCAAGTTCCAATTATAAATGCTGGGGATGGGAGTAATCAGCATCCTACTCAAACTCTTTTGGATTTATACACAATAATGAGAGAGATTGGCAGGATAGATGGGATAAAGATAGCGTTTGTTGGAGATTTGAAGTATGGAAGGACAGTTCATTCCTTGGTCTATGCCCTATCCTTATTTGAAAATGTTGAGATGTATTTTGTATCTCCAAAAGAATTGAGACTACCAAAAGATATTATTGAAGATTTAAAAGCTAAAAATATAAAATTTTATGAAAAAGAAAGTTTGGATGATTTAGATGATGATATAGATGTTCTATATGTAACAAGAATCCAGAAGGAGAGGTTTCCAGACCCTAACGAATATGAAAAGGTTAAAGGTAGCTATAAGATAAAGAGAGAGTATGTCGAAGGAAAGAAGTTTATAATTATGCATCCATTACCAAGAGTTGATGAAATTGATTATGATGTTGATGATTTACCTCAAGCAAAGTATTTTAAGCAGAGTTTTTATGGAATTCCAGTGAGAATGGCCATTTTAAAGAAGCTAATTGAGGATAATGAAGGTGAATAG